From Pontibacter actiniarum, a single genomic window includes:
- a CDS encoding YceD family protein yields the protein MKLRDYEIGIAKLSNKKHVYEFVLDDDFFEEFGKEIILGGHMAAEVELDKTESLLTFHFNVRGHVRLTCDRSLEEFDYPLEVEATFRIKYGDENLELDDDLWQITSNTQSINIAQHLYDYIGLALPMKKLHPRFVEEDEDEEDDDQDILIYSSRTGADTDEDEDDEDDADPRWDALRNLN from the coding sequence ATGAAGCTAAGAGATTACGAAATCGGCATTGCCAAACTCAGCAACAAGAAACATGTGTACGAGTTTGTGCTAGACGACGACTTTTTCGAAGAGTTCGGGAAAGAGATCATCCTTGGCGGGCATATGGCCGCTGAAGTGGAGTTGGATAAGACAGAGTCGCTGCTTACCTTTCACTTCAATGTCAGGGGGCATGTTCGCCTGACCTGCGACAGAAGCCTGGAGGAGTTTGACTACCCGCTGGAGGTGGAGGCAACATTCCGCATCAAGTACGGAGACGAGAACCTGGAGCTGGATGACGACCTTTGGCAAATTACATCAAACACGCAGTCCATCAACATTGCGCAGCACCTGTACGATTACATCGGGTTGGCGCTGCCGATGAAGAAGCTGCACCCGCGCTTTGTGGAGGAAGACGAGGACGAGGAGGACGACGACCAGGACATCCTGATCTACAGCTCCCGCACCGGCGCCGACACAGACGAGGATGAGGACGACGAGGACGATGCGGACCCGCGCTGGGACGCCCTCCGAAACCTGAACTAA
- a CDS encoding NAD(P)-dependent oxidoreductase, which yields MTDKLPQSIKVLIIDEIHPSIFPMLQGINVDADYRPAIKPEEVREALQGFDGLVVRSKMRITAETLALADRLRFVARAGAGVDNIDVKALEERGIALLAANEGNSQAVGEFTLGLLLSLLRGVSRSHSQVQRKVWLREENRGEELGGKSVGIIGFGNMGQSFARVLAGFGCRLLAYDRFAPGKVASPVARVSLEELQAQADVVSLHIPYIKENLRFADDAFFRAFSKPVWFLNTSRGDVVDQQALVGHLKAGSIKGAALDVLENEKLATLTAPQLQDFDYLSAAPNVILTPHIAGWTHESYVKINEVLVGKIKQLLHS from the coding sequence ATGACTGATAAGTTACCTCAAAGTATAAAAGTCCTCATCATAGATGAGATCCACCCGAGCATCTTTCCCATGCTGCAAGGTATAAACGTGGACGCTGACTACCGGCCGGCTATAAAACCGGAGGAGGTGCGGGAGGCGCTGCAGGGCTTCGACGGGCTGGTGGTGCGCAGTAAGATGCGGATCACGGCGGAGACCCTGGCGCTGGCCGACCGGCTGCGCTTCGTAGCGCGTGCCGGTGCCGGCGTAGACAATATCGATGTAAAGGCGCTTGAGGAGCGCGGCATCGCCTTGCTGGCCGCCAACGAGGGCAATAGCCAGGCGGTGGGGGAGTTTACGCTGGGCCTGCTGCTGTCGCTGCTGCGCGGTGTCTCCCGGAGCCACAGCCAGGTGCAGCGCAAAGTATGGCTGCGCGAGGAAAACAGGGGCGAGGAGCTTGGCGGGAAATCCGTCGGCATTATTGGCTTCGGAAACATGGGGCAGAGCTTTGCGCGGGTGCTAGCCGGCTTCGGCTGCCGTTTGCTGGCGTATGACCGTTTTGCCCCGGGCAAGGTGGCCTCGCCTGTGGCGCGCGTGTCTTTGGAGGAGCTGCAGGCGCAGGCGGATGTGGTCAGCCTGCACATCCCCTATATAAAGGAGAACCTGCGCTTTGCGGATGACGCCTTCTTCCGTGCCTTCTCAAAGCCGGTCTGGTTTCTGAACACCTCCCGCGGGGATGTGGTGGACCAGCAGGCACTGGTGGGGCACCTGAAGGCCGGAAGTATAAAAGGAGCCGCCCTGGATGTGCTGGAGAATGAGAAGCTGGCAACGCTTACGGCGCCGCAGCTGCAGGACTTCGACTACCTCTCTGCCGCACCAAACGTTATCCTGACGCCACACATCGCCGGCTGGACGCATGAGTCTTACGTGAAGATCAACGAAGTGCTGGTTGGCAAGATAAAGCAGCTGCTGCACAGCTAA
- the rpmF gene encoding 50S ribosomal protein L32, which translates to MAHPKRKISKTRRDKRRTHQGLSEKAIALCPTTDTPHLYHHAYVVEGDLYHKGKLAIKNYTTNAQ; encoded by the coding sequence ATGGCACATCCTAAACGTAAGATTTCGAAGACCAGAAGAGATAAGAGAAGAACTCATCAAGGCCTCTCTGAAAAAGCCATTGCACTTTGCCCTACAACGGACACGCCTCACCTGTACCACCATGCATATGTGGTAGAAGGCGACCTGTATCACAAAGGCAAATTGGCAATCAAAAATTATACAACGAACGCCCAGTAA
- the mgtE gene encoding magnesium transporter: protein MQVEITREYVDQVEEAIERQDRDFILSTMADMHPADITTVLYELDSNEARYLLDLLPSELGSEILSDLDDDIRNEFLDSFTSQEIARYVNLMDSDDAVDILNEQSVQTREEVIALLDNEEKAAAILDLLHYEEDCAGGLMAKELIKVNLNWRVRQCIDEIRRQAEQVERFYTVYVVDNRDTLLGRVSVKKLLLSKDDTQVKDIYSEDVISIESYKDESEVVNVMQRYDLEAIPVVNIQGRLLGRITIDDVVDVMQEQAELSRQLMTGISENVEEDDSVLRISRARLPWLVIGMVGGMLAAQFMGMFENDIALLPALALFVPLITATGGNVGIQSSSIIIQTLSSNEVMFDNIGKRFLKVLLVALLNAAIISLLVFSLTYLFRRDISLSLVVSMALFSVVMLASLMGTITPMILDKFGINPAVAAGPFITTANDLLGLAIYFGVAHLLYSL from the coding sequence ATGCAGGTAGAGATCACACGTGAGTATGTTGACCAGGTAGAGGAGGCAATAGAGCGCCAGGACAGGGATTTTATCCTTAGTACGATGGCCGACATGCACCCCGCCGACATTACCACGGTGCTTTACGAGCTGGACTCCAACGAGGCGCGCTACCTGCTGGACCTGCTGCCCTCGGAGCTCGGCTCCGAAATCCTCAGCGACCTGGACGATGATATCCGGAATGAGTTTCTCGATAGCTTCACCAGCCAGGAGATTGCCCGCTATGTCAACCTGATGGATTCCGACGACGCCGTGGACATCCTGAACGAGCAGTCGGTGCAGACGCGCGAGGAGGTGATTGCCCTGCTCGACAACGAGGAGAAAGCCGCCGCGATCCTGGACCTGCTGCATTACGAGGAAGACTGCGCCGGCGGCCTGATGGCCAAAGAGCTCATTAAGGTGAACCTGAACTGGCGCGTGCGGCAGTGCATAGACGAGATCAGGCGGCAGGCCGAGCAGGTGGAGCGCTTTTACACGGTGTATGTGGTCGATAACCGCGACACCCTGCTGGGGCGTGTGAGTGTGAAGAAGCTGCTGCTCTCCAAAGACGATACCCAGGTGAAGGACATCTACAGCGAGGATGTTATCTCCATTGAGTCTTACAAGGATGAGAGCGAGGTCGTGAACGTGATGCAGCGCTACGACCTGGAGGCCATCCCGGTGGTGAACATACAGGGGCGCCTGCTGGGCCGTATCACCATTGATGACGTGGTGGACGTGATGCAGGAGCAGGCCGAGCTCAGCCGACAGCTCATGACGGGTATCTCTGAAAACGTGGAGGAGGACGACAGCGTGCTGCGCATCTCCCGGGCGCGTTTACCCTGGCTGGTTATCGGGATGGTCGGCGGAATGCTGGCGGCCCAGTTCATGGGCATGTTCGAAAACGATATTGCGCTTTTGCCTGCGCTGGCGCTGTTTGTGCCCCTCATTACGGCCACGGGCGGTAACGTAGGCATCCAGTCGTCCTCCATCATCATCCAGACCCTGTCTTCCAACGAGGTGATGTTTGATAACATCGGGAAGCGTTTCCTGAAGGTGCTGCTGGTGGCGCTTCTCAACGCTGCCATCATCTCGCTGCTGGTGTTTTCCCTCACCTACCTCTTCCGCCGCGATATTTCCCTGTCGCTGGTGGTGTCCATGGCGCTCTTCTCGGTGGTGATGCTGGCCTCCCTCATGGGAACCATCACGCCGATGATCCTGGACAAGTTCGGCATTAACCCGGCTGTAGCCGCAGGCCCTTTTATTACCACCGCCAACGACCTGCTTGGGCTCGCCATTTACTTTGGGGTGGCGCACCTGCTGTACAGCTTGTGA
- the rsmA gene encoding 16S rRNA (adenine(1518)-N(6)/adenine(1519)-N(6))-dimethyltransferase RsmA gives MSNVRPKKHLGQHFLVDQNIAMKIVEQLTLPGNVPDVLEIGPGMGVLTKYLLQHKEYRTTVVDIDRESIAYLQQHFPELGERIISADFLKTDLSTLFPGRFAIIGNFPYNISSQIFFKVLEHRDVVPEVVCMIQKEVAERLASPPGSKAYGILSVLLQAFYTIDYKFTVSEHVFNPPPKVKSAVIGLVRNNVEKLACDEKMFHQVVKQSFGTRRKTLRNSLRIYNLPPEVLAQPVFDKRAEQLSVQDFIELTQLIEQNKQ, from the coding sequence GTGAGCAACGTAAGACCCAAGAAGCACCTGGGCCAGCACTTCCTGGTAGACCAGAACATAGCGATGAAGATAGTGGAGCAGCTGACGCTGCCGGGCAATGTGCCGGATGTGCTGGAGATAGGCCCGGGCATGGGCGTGCTCACCAAGTACCTGCTGCAGCACAAGGAGTACCGCACCACCGTGGTGGACATCGACCGCGAGTCGATCGCCTACCTGCAGCAGCACTTTCCGGAGCTTGGCGAGCGCATTATCTCCGCCGATTTCCTGAAAACGGACCTGAGCACGCTGTTCCCGGGCCGGTTCGCCATCATCGGCAACTTCCCCTACAACATATCGAGCCAGATTTTCTTTAAAGTGCTGGAGCACCGCGATGTGGTGCCCGAGGTGGTGTGTATGATCCAGAAGGAGGTGGCCGAGCGGCTGGCCTCGCCTCCCGGCTCCAAAGCCTATGGCATTCTGAGCGTGCTGCTGCAGGCCTTCTATACCATCGACTATAAGTTTACCGTGAGCGAGCACGTCTTTAACCCGCCGCCCAAGGTGAAGTCTGCCGTTATTGGCCTGGTGCGCAACAACGTGGAGAAGCTGGCCTGCGACGAGAAAATGTTCCACCAGGTGGTGAAGCAGAGTTTCGGGACGCGCCGCAAAACACTGCGCAACTCACTCCGAATTTATAACTTGCCGCCCGAAGTGCTGGCCCAGCCGGTTTTCGACAAGCGTGCCGAGCAGCTTTCGGTGCAGGATTTTATAGAATTGACACAGCTGATAGAGCAGAATAAACAGTAG
- a CDS encoding lysylphosphatidylglycerol synthase domain-containing protein: MNINPHKRFLLLLAKTLVAGLTLFLLYQAIWTAPDAFLSWREILLQAVQSPLRYLFALVAVLIPVNWGFEARKWQLLGQKLEPISFLQAYRAVMVGLTLGFITPNRLGDYAGRVLELKSRQRLEAIGAIFIGRFCQLVATVLAGSGGLLYFIFMLGWQSYPEVALSLLVLLLALCAAMLLLLYNARAMVAIVAAVKPLRRLVPYLAVMGTYTSREMTRLLWLSLGRYTVFLGQFILLLILFNVHLSPLQYLSGVSGTFFLKSVVPSVSLLSDLGVRELSAMYLFGLLGQERLQVLSASLSLWLLNIAVPSVVGLIFVLRLRLARKGVAA; encoded by the coding sequence TTGAACATCAATCCCCATAAAAGATTCCTTTTGCTTCTGGCGAAAACGCTGGTGGCCGGTCTCACGCTGTTCCTGCTCTACCAGGCGATCTGGACGGCACCGGACGCATTCCTGAGCTGGCGCGAAATCCTGCTGCAGGCCGTGCAGAGCCCGCTTCGCTACCTGTTTGCACTCGTGGCCGTGCTTATCCCCGTGAACTGGGGCTTTGAGGCCCGCAAATGGCAGCTGCTGGGGCAGAAGCTGGAGCCCATTTCTTTCCTGCAGGCCTACCGCGCCGTCATGGTGGGGCTCACCCTGGGCTTTATCACCCCCAACCGCCTCGGCGACTACGCGGGGCGCGTACTGGAGCTCAAGAGCAGGCAGCGCCTGGAGGCTATCGGGGCGATTTTTATCGGGAGGTTCTGCCAGTTGGTCGCTACTGTGCTCGCCGGCTCGGGTGGCTTGCTGTACTTTATCTTTATGCTGGGCTGGCAAAGCTACCCGGAAGTGGCGCTAAGCCTGCTGGTGCTGCTGCTGGCCCTGTGCGCGGCCATGCTGCTCCTGCTCTACAACGCCAGGGCGATGGTGGCCATTGTGGCAGCTGTAAAGCCCCTGCGCAGGCTCGTGCCTTACCTGGCAGTGATGGGCACCTACACCTCCAGGGAGATGACGCGGCTGCTGTGGTTGTCGCTGGGCCGGTACACGGTGTTTCTGGGCCAGTTCATCCTGCTGCTGATTCTTTTTAACGTGCACCTGAGCCCGCTCCAGTACCTGAGCGGTGTATCCGGCACCTTTTTTCTGAAGTCGGTGGTGCCCTCCGTCAGCCTGCTCTCAGACCTGGGGGTGCGGGAGTTGTCTGCGATGTACCTTTTTGGCTTGTTGGGGCAGGAGCGGCTGCAGGTGCTCAGCGCGAGCCTGAGCCTTTGGCTGCTCAACATTGCGGTGCCGAGCGTAGTAGGGCTGATCTTTGTGCTGCGCCTGCGCCTGGCAAGAAAGGGAGTGGCGGCATGA
- the ruvC gene encoding crossover junction endodeoxyribonuclease RuvC, producing the protein MVYSSALPPNKLILGIDPGTQVMGYGLIEVTGPKVQVLQYGVIHLKSYSNHAIKLKKIFDRMIQLIDEYLPDELAIESPFYGTNVQSMLKLGRAQGVAIAAALSRDIPYVEYAPKKIKQSITGNGNASKEQVAAMLMQILKIQEAPKLLDATDALGVALCHHYQKGNNAKQGGKSWKSFLTDNPDRLASK; encoded by the coding sequence ATGGTTTACTCTTCTGCACTTCCGCCTAATAAACTTATACTTGGCATTGACCCCGGCACACAGGTAATGGGCTACGGCCTGATTGAAGTGACTGGGCCTAAGGTACAAGTGCTACAGTACGGCGTTATCCACTTGAAGAGCTACAGCAACCACGCCATCAAGTTAAAGAAAATTTTTGACCGCATGATACAGCTTATCGACGAGTACCTGCCCGACGAGCTGGCCATTGAGTCGCCTTTTTACGGTACCAACGTGCAAAGTATGCTCAAGCTGGGCCGTGCGCAGGGCGTGGCCATCGCTGCCGCCCTCTCCCGCGACATTCCTTACGTAGAGTACGCCCCGAAGAAGATCAAGCAGTCGATCACCGGAAACGGCAATGCCTCCAAGGAGCAGGTAGCGGCCATGCTGATGCAAATCCTGAAGATACAGGAAGCCCCCAAGCTGCTCGACGCAACCGATGCGCTGGGTGTGGCACTCTGCCATCATTACCAGAAAGGCAACAATGCCAAGCAGGGCGGCAAGTCGTGGAAGAGCTTTTTAACGGATAACCCCGATAGGCTGGCTAGTAAATAG
- a CDS encoding HIT family protein, whose translation MEASIFTKIVNGEIPAYKIAEDDRYLAFLDVFPTAKGHTLVIPKQQVDYIFDLDDDLYLGLMAFAKKVAPAIEKAIPCKRIGVAVVGIEVPHAHVHLIPLNSMQDMNFANKKKFSQEEFEEVASKIREAYHAS comes from the coding sequence ATGGAAGCTTCGATATTCACAAAGATCGTAAACGGAGAGATTCCTGCTTACAAAATAGCAGAGGACGACCGCTACCTTGCGTTTCTGGACGTGTTCCCGACGGCAAAGGGCCATACCCTCGTGATACCGAAGCAGCAGGTAGACTACATCTTCGACCTGGATGATGACCTGTACCTGGGCCTGATGGCCTTCGCCAAGAAGGTAGCCCCCGCCATAGAGAAAGCCATCCCCTGCAAGCGCATAGGTGTGGCCGTGGTGGGGATAGAGGTGCCGCACGCGCATGTGCACCTTATCCCGCTCAACAGCATGCAGGACATGAACTTTGCCAACAAGAAGAAGTTCAGCCAGGAAGAGTTCGAAGAAGTAGCCTCTAAAATAAGAGAGGCCTACCATGCCTCGTAA
- the greA gene encoding transcription elongation factor GreA, which translates to MSNINYYTAEGLQKLKDELAELKTKGRAEVARQLAEARDKGDLSENAEYDAAKDAQGHLELKISKLEEVVGNARLIDESNLDTSKALILSKVKIKNLKNNMIVDYTLVAEEEANLASGKISVKSPIGKGLLGKSVGDVAEITVPAGKIQFEILEISR; encoded by the coding sequence ATGAGCAACATCAATTATTACACTGCTGAGGGACTGCAAAAGCTGAAAGACGAATTAGCAGAGCTCAAGACAAAGGGCCGTGCCGAGGTGGCACGCCAGCTGGCGGAGGCGCGCGACAAAGGCGACCTCAGTGAGAATGCCGAGTATGATGCCGCCAAGGATGCCCAGGGCCACCTGGAGCTCAAGATCTCCAAGCTGGAGGAAGTGGTAGGCAATGCCCGCCTGATTGATGAGTCGAACCTGGACACAAGCAAGGCACTGATCCTGTCGAAGGTGAAAATCAAAAACCTGAAGAACAACATGATCGTTGACTATACTTTGGTAGCCGAGGAAGAGGCAAACCTTGCCTCCGGTAAGATCTCCGTTAAGTCGCCGATCGGGAAGGGCCTGCTGGGCAAGTCGGTAGGCGATGTGGCCGAGATTACGGTGCCAGCCGGTAAAATTCAGTTCGAGATATTAGAAATCAGCCGATAG
- the plsX gene encoding phosphate acyltransferase PlsX, which translates to MRIALDAMGGDFAPEAVVKGAIQAAQELDAGASIVLIGKEDVVNDLLKEYGYTGSNITVVNASQVIEMGEHPTKALTHKPDSSIAVGYGLLKMQKVDAFCSAGNTGAMLVGAMFSVKAVEGILRPSIAGLVPKLKGGLGIILDVGANADCKPEVLEQFGELGSIYAKYVLDIQNPKVGLMNLGEEEGKGTMLTQAAYQRLKANPGINFIGNIEGRDLFNDKADVIVCDGYTGNIILKMAESLYDILNEKGIHDPFFDKFNYEAEGGSPILGINGNAVIGHGVSSPRAICNMVLQAQKMASSKISERFRKNFSE; encoded by the coding sequence ATGAGAATCGCTTTAGACGCCATGGGCGGTGACTTTGCACCTGAGGCTGTTGTCAAGGGTGCTATCCAGGCCGCTCAGGAGTTAGACGCTGGCGCATCCATCGTGCTCATAGGCAAGGAAGATGTCGTCAACGACCTGCTCAAAGAATATGGTTACACGGGCAGCAACATAACCGTTGTGAACGCGAGCCAGGTAATTGAAATGGGTGAACACCCTACCAAGGCCCTGACCCACAAGCCCGACTCCAGCATAGCCGTTGGCTATGGCCTGTTAAAGATGCAGAAGGTTGACGCTTTCTGCAGTGCCGGCAACACCGGTGCCATGCTGGTAGGAGCCATGTTCAGCGTAAAAGCCGTTGAGGGTATTCTGAGGCCATCCATCGCAGGTCTTGTGCCTAAGCTAAAAGGTGGCTTGGGGATTATACTGGATGTCGGGGCTAATGCAGACTGCAAGCCGGAGGTTTTGGAGCAGTTCGGCGAGCTTGGCTCTATTTACGCCAAGTACGTGCTGGACATCCAGAACCCGAAAGTAGGCCTCATGAACCTTGGCGAGGAAGAAGGAAAGGGTACCATGCTGACGCAGGCCGCTTACCAGCGCCTGAAGGCGAACCCGGGCATCAACTTTATCGGCAACATAGAAGGGCGCGACCTTTTTAACGATAAAGCGGATGTGATCGTTTGTGATGGCTATACAGGCAACATCATCCTGAAGATGGCGGAGTCGCTGTATGACATCCTGAACGAGAAGGGTATCCACGACCCCTTCTTCGACAAATTCAACTACGAGGCCGAAGGCGGCAGTCCAATTCTGGGTATCAACGGCAACGCCGTGATAGGCCATGGTGTTTCCAGCCCGAGGGCTATCTGCAACATGGTGCTACAGGCTCAGAAAATGGCTTCGTCCAAAATCTCAGAGCGTTTCCGTAAGAACTTTAGCGAATAA
- the pdxA gene encoding 4-hydroxythreonine-4-phosphate dehydrogenase PdxA, translated as MDNKYKVKLGISIGDTNGIGPEVIIKTLSDNRILNYCTPVIYGAADLLNKVRKALGADHFNFQQVDSAQALVPRKVNLVSCWDNGLEVNPGTPTAESGKASLDSLLAASRDLKAGLLDGLVTAPINKDNIQAEEFKFPGHTEFLTSYFDAPESLMLLVSGDLRVATVTGHMPLQEVPGRITEQLLIRKLTILLESLRTDFGILKPRVAVLGLNPHAGEQGLLGKEDQEVIRPTIMQMKERGHLVFGPYPADGFFGMQQYRQVDAVLAMYHDQGLIPFKTLAFESGVNYTAGLPVVRTSPDHGTAYDIASKHIANETSFREALFLACDIIRKRQMEAKPAL; from the coding sequence ATGGATAACAAGTATAAAGTAAAATTAGGCATCAGCATCGGCGACACAAACGGCATCGGGCCGGAGGTGATCATCAAAACGCTGTCTGACAACCGCATCCTGAACTACTGCACACCGGTTATTTACGGTGCTGCGGATTTACTGAACAAAGTGCGCAAGGCACTGGGTGCCGACCACTTCAACTTTCAGCAGGTTGACTCGGCACAGGCGCTGGTGCCCCGCAAAGTGAACCTGGTAAGCTGCTGGGACAATGGCCTGGAAGTAAACCCCGGCACCCCGACAGCGGAATCCGGGAAGGCGTCGCTGGACTCGCTGCTGGCGGCCTCACGCGACCTGAAAGCCGGTTTGCTCGACGGACTGGTGACGGCCCCGATCAACAAGGACAACATACAGGCGGAGGAGTTTAAATTCCCGGGCCACACAGAGTTCCTGACCTCCTACTTTGACGCGCCGGAAAGCCTGATGCTGCTCGTGAGCGGCGACCTCCGCGTAGCCACCGTAACCGGCCACATGCCGCTGCAGGAGGTACCAGGCAGGATAACGGAGCAACTGCTGATCCGCAAGCTGACCATCCTGCTGGAGTCGCTGCGCACAGACTTCGGTATCCTGAAGCCGCGCGTGGCCGTGCTGGGCCTTAACCCGCACGCCGGGGAGCAAGGCCTGCTGGGCAAAGAGGACCAGGAGGTAATCCGCCCTACGATTATGCAGATGAAGGAGCGCGGGCACCTGGTGTTTGGCCCCTACCCTGCCGACGGCTTCTTTGGGATGCAGCAGTACCGGCAGGTTGACGCCGTGCTGGCCATGTACCACGACCAGGGCCTGATTCCGTTTAAAACGCTGGCCTTTGAGAGTGGCGTAAACTACACCGCGGGCTTACCTGTGGTGCGCACCTCCCCGGACCACGGCACGGCCTATGACATTGCCAGCAAGCACATTGCAAATGAAACCTCTTTCCGCGAGGCGCTGTTCCTTGCCTGCGACATCATCCGGAAGCGGCAGATGGAGGCAAAACCTGCTTTATAA
- a CDS encoding leucyl aminopeptidase family protein yields MPTQLKYDTSLAKNAHLALITAADKAGQLTELQPEEQQYVQQQVKQEAKLISLNRYSHRVYVVVAPEAKSENAQKEAARQAGHALLKQLKSDKIENITIRDTTGNGAGLYLAEGLYLSNYTYLKHKTKDAKAGPLQSITIADEQVTEAQVQELANVLEAVLQTRDLVNEPHSHQSATQFSEQLEALGEEAGFKTEVLDEVKIQTLKMGGLLAVNQGSEEPATFTIMEWKPENAKNTRPYVLVGKGVVYDTGGLSLKPTPNSMDFMKSDMAGAAAVAGILYAVAKNKLPLHVIGLVPATDNRPGGQAVAPGDVITMFDGTTVEVLNTDAEGRLLLADALSFAKKYNPELVLDFATLTGSAMRAIGKEAAVAMGTAGDDIMSNLKKAGESVHERIVEFPLWDEYKKQLESDVADIKNLGGADAGAITAGKFLEVFTSYPWVHFDIAGTAYLHSEDSYRGKMATGTGVRLVYNYLSALAR; encoded by the coding sequence ATGCCAACACAACTTAAATACGATACAAGCTTAGCTAAAAATGCCCACCTGGCCCTGATTACAGCGGCTGACAAGGCCGGGCAGCTAACAGAACTGCAGCCAGAGGAGCAGCAGTATGTACAGCAGCAGGTAAAGCAGGAGGCAAAGCTCATCTCCCTGAACCGCTACTCACACCGCGTGTACGTAGTGGTGGCGCCGGAGGCGAAGTCAGAAAACGCCCAAAAGGAGGCTGCCCGCCAGGCAGGCCATGCTTTGCTCAAGCAGCTGAAGTCGGATAAGATAGAAAACATCACCATACGGGATACAACGGGCAACGGAGCCGGGCTATACCTGGCCGAGGGGCTGTACCTGAGCAACTACACCTACCTCAAGCATAAAACCAAGGACGCCAAAGCAGGCCCGCTGCAAAGTATAACCATCGCCGATGAGCAGGTGACCGAGGCGCAGGTACAGGAGCTGGCAAACGTGCTGGAGGCCGTGCTGCAGACCCGCGACCTGGTAAACGAACCGCACAGCCACCAGTCGGCCACGCAGTTTAGCGAGCAGCTGGAGGCGCTGGGCGAAGAGGCCGGCTTTAAAACCGAGGTGCTGGACGAGGTAAAGATACAGACGCTGAAAATGGGCGGCCTGCTGGCCGTAAACCAGGGCAGCGAAGAGCCTGCCACCTTCACGATTATGGAGTGGAAGCCGGAGAACGCCAAAAACACCAGGCCTTATGTGCTGGTGGGCAAAGGCGTGGTGTACGACACAGGCGGGTTAAGCCTGAAGCCGACGCCAAACTCCATGGATTTCATGAAGTCTGACATGGCCGGTGCCGCCGCTGTGGCCGGCATTCTGTACGCCGTGGCCAAAAATAAGCTGCCGCTGCACGTGATCGGCCTGGTGCCTGCCACCGACAACCGCCCCGGCGGGCAAGCGGTGGCCCCCGGCGACGTGATCACCATGTTTGACGGCACGACCGTGGAAGTACTGAACACCGACGCCGAAGGCAGGCTGCTACTAGCCGACGCCCTGAGCTTTGCCAAGAAGTATAACCCGGAGCTGGTGCTTGACTTTGCCACCCTTACCGGGTCTGCCATGCGCGCCATCGGCAAAGAAGCCGCTGTGGCCATGGGCACGGCAGGTGACGACATTATGAGCAATCTGAAAAAAGCCGGGGAAAGCGTGCACGAGCGTATCGTGGAGTTTCCGCTTTGGGATGAGTATAAAAAACAGCTGGAGTCTGACGTGGCCGACATTAAAAACCTGGGCGGGGCCGACGCAGGCGCCATCACGGCAGGCAAGTTCCTGGAAGTGTTCACCAGCTACCCTTGGGTGCACTTCGACATTGCCGGCACTGCCTACCTGCACAGCGAAGACTCCTACCGGGGCAAAATGGCGACCGGCACGGGCGTACGCCTTGTTTACAACTACCTTAGCGCATTGGCACGATAA